The proteins below are encoded in one region of Methanoculleus taiwanensis:
- a CDS encoding pyridoxal phosphate-dependent aminotransferase, translated as MQHLIRARFARQGYAYAKKADEVAREHGFDRVARLASNENPRPPSPLAVEAAHAALRAGNRYPDERMDALSQALRRYHGDFRFVTGAGMDGVIETVIRTIVEPGERVVVATPTFSFYGIAAGAHGAVVENIPRNADFSVDTGAFADACRGAKLAFLCSPNNPTGTTTPPSAVREILDAIDGMLFLDNAYVDFSETDYRPLMREYDNLILGRTMSKIFSLAGLRVGYAFVPAWFEPFYLRAATPFALNAVSAAAAIGALGDSEHITTTRDHVSRWRERFLTETPFPALPSDANFVMLDVAPHTGDEVVDLLAAKGVLVRSCTSFPGLGDHYIRVSIGDDWENDRFLKAVGSL; from the coding sequence ATGCAGCACTTGATTAGGGCGCGTTTCGCCCGGCAGGGATACGCGTACGCGAAAAAGGCGGATGAGGTTGCACGGGAGCATGGGTTCGACCGGGTCGCCCGGCTTGCGAGCAACGAAAACCCCCGTCCACCCTCTCCCCTCGCCGTCGAGGCTGCTCACGCAGCCCTCCGGGCCGGGAACCGGTATCCGGATGAGCGGATGGACGCACTCTCGCAGGCGCTCCGCCGCTACCACGGAGATTTCCGGTTCGTGACCGGCGCCGGGATGGACGGTGTCATCGAGACCGTCATCAGGACGATCGTCGAGCCCGGCGAGCGGGTGGTCGTTGCAACCCCGACCTTCTCTTTTTACGGCATTGCGGCAGGCGCTCACGGTGCTGTTGTCGAGAACATCCCACGAAACGCCGACTTCTCGGTGGATACCGGCGCGTTCGCCGATGCCTGCCGGGGAGCAAAGCTCGCCTTCCTCTGCTCGCCGAACAATCCGACGGGAACAACGACACCGCCCTCGGCGGTCCGAGAGATCCTCGATGCGATCGACGGCATGCTCTTCCTCGACAACGCCTACGTCGACTTCTCCGAAACCGATTACCGGCCGCTCATGCGGGAGTACGACAACCTCATCCTCGGGAGGACGATGTCGAAGATCTTTTCGCTCGCCGGCCTCCGGGTCGGTTACGCCTTCGTGCCGGCGTGGTTCGAGCCGTTCTACCTGCGGGCGGCGACACCGTTCGCACTCAACGCCGTCTCGGCGGCAGCGGCGATCGGAGCGCTCGGCGATAGCGAGCATATCACCACGACCCGCGACCATGTCAGCCGGTGGCGGGAACGGTTCCTCACGGAGACACCATTCCCGGCACTGCCCTCCGACGCGAACTTCGTCATGCTGGATGTCGCCCCCCATACGGGAGACGAGGTCGTCGACCTCCTCGCGGCGAAGGGCGTGCTCGTCCGGTCGTGCACGAGCTTCCCGGGGCTCGGCGATCACTATATCCGCGTCAGCATCGGTGACGACTGGGAGAACGATCGATTCCTCAAGGCAGTCGGATCACTATGA
- a CDS encoding aspartate aminotransferase family protein, whose protein sequence is MDTRALDAKYYMPAFGRTMKIVRGRGSCVWDDAGNEYIDCVAGIAVCSTGHCHPAVVEAIRWQAGELIHCSNLYYVPNQAELAEKLVEITGLGKAFFSNSGAEANEGAIKLARVRTGKKEFVAFTHGFHGRTCGSLAVTHKPAIREPFAPLEPACTFVEYGDLDGVAEAVNSTTAGVFVEPIQGEAGVIIPPDSFFKGIREICDDAGALMIVDEVQTGIGRTGEWLGIQHTGVTPDIVTLAKGLASGFPIGALVAREGLEFQKSEHGSTFAGGPLACAAALATLGVVEEILPDIPRKGERFRRGLAAHNPRVRGLMIGISVGERCPEVQQRCAAEGVLVNCAADGNLRLVPPLVITDDEIDRVAGVLNAALD, encoded by the coding sequence ATGGATACCAGGGCTCTTGACGCAAAATACTACATGCCGGCCTTCGGCAGGACGATGAAGATAGTCCGCGGCCGGGGTTCATGCGTCTGGGACGATGCGGGAAACGAGTATATCGACTGTGTGGCAGGGATAGCGGTCTGCAGCACCGGCCACTGCCACCCGGCGGTGGTGGAGGCCATCCGCTGGCAGGCAGGAGAACTCATCCACTGCTCGAACCTCTACTACGTCCCGAACCAGGCCGAACTTGCAGAGAAACTCGTGGAGATTACAGGTCTTGGAAAAGCGTTCTTCAGCAACTCCGGTGCCGAAGCGAATGAAGGGGCCATCAAGCTCGCCCGGGTCAGGACGGGGAAGAAGGAGTTCGTCGCATTCACCCACGGATTCCACGGAAGGACGTGCGGGTCGCTCGCCGTCACCCATAAACCGGCGATCCGCGAACCGTTCGCGCCGCTCGAACCGGCCTGCACCTTCGTCGAGTACGGCGACCTCGACGGTGTCGCGGAAGCGGTGAACAGCACCACCGCCGGCGTCTTCGTCGAACCCATCCAGGGCGAAGCCGGCGTCATCATCCCGCCCGACAGCTTCTTTAAAGGCATCCGGGAGATCTGCGACGATGCCGGCGCACTGATGATCGTCGACGAGGTCCAGACCGGTATCGGCAGGACGGGAGAATGGCTCGGCATCCAGCACACCGGGGTTACACCCGATATCGTCACCCTTGCAAAGGGCCTTGCAAGCGGATTTCCGATCGGCGCACTCGTCGCCCGCGAGGGGCTCGAGTTCCAGAAGAGCGAGCACGGGAGCACCTTTGCAGGCGGGCCGCTTGCCTGTGCTGCGGCGCTCGCCACACTCGGCGTCGTCGAAGAGATCCTCCCGGATATACCGCGCAAGGGTGAACGGTTCCGCCGGGGGCTCGCCGCCCACAATCCGCGTGTCCGCGGGCTGATGATCGGCATCTCCGTCGGCGAGCGCTGCCCGGAGGTTCAGCAGCGGTGTGCGGCAGAGGGCGTCCTCGTAAACTGCGCCGCCGACGGCAACCTCCGGCTTGTCCCGCCGCTCGTCATCACCGACGACGAGATCGACCGCGTGGCCGGAGTCCTGAATGCAGCACTTGATTAG
- a CDS encoding CDP-alcohol phosphatidyltransferase family protein: MTLDQFRPKVQGIFQPMVDISKKLGLTPNTYTVASLAFSAAAGIAFWAGGIALGILMVGLNALFDALDGALARDLGIASLRGDFLDHVIDRYADIFIITGIFAGGAASWQIGVFALTGVLMASYLGTQAQAVGVGRYYGGILGRADRLVLIILAGILTLLLPEIIYGLNYLGWLLVIFGVLGHYTALQRFAHTWRQIDKE, translated from the coding sequence ATGACGCTCGATCAGTTCCGACCGAAGGTGCAGGGCATCTTTCAGCCCATGGTGGATATATCGAAGAAGCTCGGGCTGACACCGAATACCTATACCGTTGCATCCCTGGCCTTCTCGGCTGCTGCCGGCATCGCATTCTGGGCAGGCGGGATCGCCCTCGGCATCCTGATGGTCGGCCTGAATGCTCTCTTCGACGCGCTCGACGGCGCTCTCGCCCGAGACCTCGGAATAGCCAGCCTCCGCGGCGATTTCCTCGACCACGTCATCGACCGGTATGCCGATATCTTCATCATCACCGGCATCTTCGCCGGTGGTGCGGCATCCTGGCAGATCGGCGTCTTCGCCCTGACCGGCGTCCTGATGGCGTCGTACCTCGGAACCCAGGCGCAGGCGGTCGGTGTCGGCCGGTACTACGGCGGCATCCTCGGGAGGGCCGACCGCCTGGTGCTGATCATCCTCGCCGGCATTCTGACACTCCTGCTGCCGGAGATCATCTACGGCCTCAATTACCTCGGCTGGCTCCTCGTCATCTTCGGCGTCCTCGGACACTACACGGCGTTGCAGCGGTTCGCCCATACCTGGCGACAGATCGACAAGGAATGA
- a CDS encoding adenylate kinase family protein encodes MMVGITGTPGTGKSAIASELLRRGHRVVRIGETIREYVLEEDRERDTLVIDVERWAEEFTPVDGIVEGHLAHLLPCDRIVVLRCRPDILAARLSPRGYSPAKIRENAEAEALDVILIETLEEYPEDAVYELDTTEQSVEECADKIEQFMKGKLPPSYGNIDWTIYLDTGL; translated from the coding sequence ATGATGGTCGGTATCACCGGGACGCCCGGCACGGGAAAATCGGCTATCGCCAGCGAGCTCCTGCGGCGCGGGCACCGTGTCGTCCGGATCGGAGAGACTATAAGGGAGTACGTCCTCGAAGAGGACCGGGAGCGGGACACACTCGTCATCGACGTCGAGCGCTGGGCGGAGGAATTTACGCCGGTCGACGGGATAGTCGAGGGGCACCTCGCCCACCTTCTTCCCTGCGACCGGATCGTCGTGCTCCGCTGCCGCCCGGACATCCTTGCCGCACGGCTCTCACCCCGGGGCTACAGCCCCGCGAAGATCCGTGAGAATGCCGAGGCGGAAGCCCTCGACGTCATCCTGATAGAGACACTCGAAGAATACCCCGAAGATGCCGTCTACGAACTCGATACGACGGAGCAGTCCGTGGAAGAGTGTGCGGATAAAATCGAGCAGTTTATGAAAGGGAAACTGCCACCATCCTACGGAAATATCGACTGGACTATCTATCTGGACACCGGCTTATGA
- the guaA gene encoding glutamine-hydrolyzing GMP synthase, producing MVNVQKFIEKAIVQIQKEAGDDKVVMALSGGVDSSVCAALAARAIGDRLVPIYVDTGLMRKGETDRIRTLFGDLNLHIVDAADEFFAVLAGLTDPEEKRKAIGEMFVRVFEREAKRTGASHLLQGTIYPDRIESEGGIKSHHNVGGMPLHMEFKSVIEPIADLYKDEVREVAGGLDLPLEIQHRMPFPGPGLAVRVIGEVTREKVEAVREANAIVEEYLVEEFRPWQCFAALVGQGTGVKGDVRLHGWIVAVRAVFSRDGMTADPLLLPYEVLTSMASRITSEIPGVARVVYDVTPKPPATIEYE from the coding sequence ATGGTCAATGTCCAGAAATTTATTGAAAAAGCAATAGTCCAGATACAGAAAGAGGCAGGCGACGACAAGGTCGTCATGGCGCTCTCGGGCGGCGTCGACAGTTCGGTCTGCGCTGCGCTCGCAGCACGCGCCATCGGCGACCGCCTCGTGCCGATCTACGTAGACACCGGTCTCATGCGCAAGGGCGAGACCGACCGGATCCGGACGCTCTTTGGAGACTTAAACCTCCACATCGTCGATGCTGCGGACGAGTTCTTCGCCGTCCTTGCAGGGCTCACCGATCCCGAGGAGAAGCGAAAGGCGATCGGGGAAATGTTCGTTCGGGTCTTCGAGCGCGAAGCAAAGCGGACGGGGGCATCCCACCTCCTGCAGGGAACCATCTACCCCGACCGGATCGAGAGCGAAGGCGGCATCAAGAGCCACCACAACGTCGGCGGCATGCCCCTCCATATGGAGTTCAAATCGGTCATCGAACCGATAGCGGACCTCTACAAGGACGAAGTGCGCGAGGTTGCAGGCGGCCTTGATCTCCCGCTCGAGATCCAGCACAGGATGCCGTTCCCGGGTCCCGGGCTCGCCGTGCGGGTCATCGGCGAGGTTACCCGCGAGAAGGTCGAGGCCGTCCGGGAAGCAAACGCCATCGTCGAGGAGTACCTGGTCGAGGAGTTCCGCCCCTGGCAGTGCTTCGCCGCACTCGTCGGGCAGGGAACCGGAGTGAAAGGGGATGTCCGGCTTCACGGCTGGATCGTCGCCGTCCGTGCGGTCTTCTCGCGCGACGGGATGACCGCCGACCCGCTCCTCCTGCCCTACGAGGTGCTCACGAGCATGGCATCGCGGATAACCTCCGAGATTCCGGGTGTCGCCCGCGTCGTCTACGACGTGACGCCGAAACCCCCGGCGACGATCGAGTACGAGTGA
- a CDS encoding PAS domain S-box protein, with protein MQQLDKEIEAARRCLDDLDRYTRIYPERPGLLLDMIHHLSAALKELYREREDLMAAGAKAGRRESRAADLFHIISDACLVTDPDGSILEANPAAAILLGSAPGILLGQRIDRFVAPGDAASFAARHRRVLVGEAVPAWELDLRQGGAVRSARATVTLCSDGRDSSACLIWLFRDITEGKNRDLELLIRDAALEASMNAVVIAGVDGRVTYANRAACAFFGVAGPECLVGERISGFLGDGDSAATLRDALFRDGIWQGEITGRKRDGSDYLLQVSVQLLSGGDGDPAYIVASGMDAAGEQNPRARFCSSENFCRTLLEIPGAALLIVGEDGTIAAVNAECERRFGFARRELEGCTLWDRFFSGSNRGVIREYLRLCRENPAYAPRDYPVSIIDAEGALRDVVLSVAALPGMQRYAVSLVDMTELRRLEAALKASEEKFREIVQRSFDVLFTCNEACVLTYVSPAIERITGYTPEDLIGHSFEDLILPSSKRHLEDAENTLRRGLPVEGLTLTIVRRDGMPCVIEINASPLGSGGVTTGVQGVCRDITDRMRAEAELKIKEMAIVSSVSAILLIDLEGVVEYVNQAFLRLWGYDPEDEVLGRPVATFWQHEQRADQVFSALRRDGTWVGEIAGVRKDGAPFDAQMSANVVTDEYGNSLCFVAYVVDISDRKRVEEALRSRNKQLYALNQIISASSQSSSSQEILESALAKTMDLLGFDAGIAYLTDEDRKRGYAACSRGVPAPFLAENHVIRIHHWPFNYVFVAGQPRYLVKDARPTACSAELMLLQELEVSSLACIPLVAESAIVGGLYVGSRRGEVLPREKRLLLETIGREVGSGILKGMLHKRLEAANHEANLYLDIMTHDIKNAGNVASLYCDILSDGLEGEMGLYVKRLRGSIRKSIGILANVSTIRRLHQEEVDVKPVHLDSVIREEVSQFPDLRFVYEGSSIYVEADDLLPEVFTNLIGNSVKFGGPEVEVRILVDEEDENVIVTIEDTGPGIPDDLKRSIFHRFERGNNPASGEGLGLYISRMLIERYGGRILVRDRVEGQPEAGATFSFSLRKADLSDEENPIVGR; from the coding sequence ATGCAGCAACTGGATAAGGAGATCGAGGCTGCCCGGCGATGCCTCGACGATCTCGACAGGTATACCCGCATCTATCCGGAACGGCCGGGTCTGCTGCTCGATATGATACACCATCTCTCCGCAGCGTTGAAAGAACTGTATCGCGAGCGGGAGGATCTGATGGCGGCAGGTGCAAAGGCCGGCAGGAGAGAGAGCCGTGCGGCCGATCTCTTCCACATCATCTCCGATGCATGCCTCGTAACCGATCCCGACGGCAGCATCCTGGAGGCAAACCCTGCGGCGGCGATCCTGCTCGGATCTGCGCCCGGCATACTTCTCGGCCAGCGGATCGATCGTTTTGTCGCACCTGGGGACGCCGCATCATTCGCTGCACGGCATCGCCGGGTCCTGGTGGGCGAGGCCGTGCCTGCATGGGAGCTCGATCTCCGGCAGGGGGGAGCCGTCCGGTCTGCCCGCGCAACGGTAACGCTCTGTTCCGACGGCCGGGACTCTTCTGCCTGCTTAATCTGGCTCTTTCGGGATATCACCGAGGGAAAAAACCGTGATCTCGAACTCCTGATCCGGGATGCGGCTCTCGAAGCGTCGATGAATGCGGTGGTGATAGCCGGGGTTGACGGGAGAGTCACCTACGCGAACCGGGCGGCATGCGCGTTCTTCGGGGTTGCCGGCCCCGAGTGTCTCGTCGGAGAGCGAATATCCGGGTTCCTCGGTGACGGTGATTCTGCTGCAACACTTCGGGATGCTCTCTTCAGGGATGGTATCTGGCAGGGGGAGATAACCGGCCGGAAGCGGGATGGATCGGATTATCTTTTGCAGGTGTCGGTGCAGCTGCTTTCCGGCGGGGACGGTGATCCTGCATACATCGTCGCCTCCGGCATGGATGCCGCCGGAGAGCAAAATCCCCGGGCCCGGTTCTGTTCCTCCGAGAATTTCTGCCGGACACTCCTCGAGATTCCGGGAGCAGCACTTCTGATCGTCGGGGAGGACGGAACGATCGCTGCAGTAAATGCAGAGTGCGAACGCCGGTTCGGTTTTGCCCGTCGCGAGCTTGAGGGTTGCACGCTCTGGGACAGGTTCTTCTCCGGGAGCAACCGAGGCGTTATCCGGGAGTATCTCCGGCTCTGCAGGGAAAATCCTGCATATGCTCCGCGTGACTATCCCGTCTCGATCATCGACGCCGAGGGGGCCCTCCGTGATGTTGTCCTCTCCGTAGCGGCACTGCCGGGAATGCAGCGCTACGCCGTCTCGCTGGTAGATATGACGGAGCTCCGACGGCTCGAGGCGGCGTTGAAGGCGAGCGAGGAGAAGTTCCGGGAGATCGTCCAGCGCAGTTTCGACGTGCTCTTCACCTGCAACGAGGCATGCGTGCTGACCTACGTCTCGCCGGCGATCGAGCGGATCACCGGATACACGCCGGAGGATCTGATCGGGCACTCCTTCGAGGATCTTATCCTGCCCTCGTCGAAGAGGCACCTTGAGGACGCAGAGAACACGCTCCGGCGCGGGCTCCCGGTCGAAGGGCTCACCCTCACGATCGTCCGGCGGGACGGCATGCCCTGCGTCATCGAGATCAATGCCTCTCCCCTGGGGAGCGGCGGGGTAACGACCGGGGTTCAGGGTGTCTGCAGGGACATTACGGATCGCATGCGGGCGGAGGCCGAACTTAAGATCAAGGAGATGGCTATCGTGTCCTCCGTCAGCGCCATCCTGCTCATCGATCTCGAAGGAGTGGTCGAATACGTCAACCAGGCATTCCTGCGTCTCTGGGGCTACGATCCGGAAGACGAGGTGCTCGGGCGACCGGTGGCCACGTTCTGGCAGCATGAGCAAAGAGCGGATCAGGTTTTCTCCGCGCTCCGGCGGGACGGTACCTGGGTTGGAGAGATCGCGGGAGTCCGGAAGGACGGAGCGCCCTTCGACGCGCAGATGTCGGCGAACGTCGTGACCGACGAGTATGGCAACTCCCTCTGCTTCGTCGCGTACGTCGTCGACATCTCCGATCGCAAAAGGGTTGAGGAAGCACTTCGTTCCCGTAACAAGCAGCTATATGCCCTCAACCAGATTATCAGCGCCTCGTCGCAGTCGTCTTCGAGCCAGGAGATCCTGGAGAGCGCTCTTGCAAAGACGATGGATCTGCTCGGTTTTGATGCCGGTATCGCCTATCTCACGGACGAAGATCGGAAGAGGGGGTATGCCGCGTGCAGCCGGGGTGTCCCCGCACCGTTCCTCGCGGAGAATCATGTTATACGCATCCACCACTGGCCGTTCAATTACGTCTTCGTCGCCGGCCAGCCCCGATACCTTGTGAAGGACGCGAGACCGACCGCCTGTTCAGCTGAACTGATGCTGTTGCAGGAGCTCGAGGTTTCTTCGCTCGCCTGTATCCCTCTCGTTGCGGAGTCGGCGATCGTGGGCGGACTCTATGTCGGGAGCAGGCGCGGGGAAGTGCTGCCGCGGGAAAAACGGCTCCTCCTCGAGACGATCGGGCGGGAGGTCGGTTCCGGCATCCTGAAGGGGATGCTCCATAAGCGCCTCGAAGCCGCGAACCACGAGGCGAACCTCTACCTGGATATCATGACCCACGACATCAAGAACGCCGGGAACGTCGCGAGCCTCTACTGCGATATCCTGAGCGATGGGCTCGAGGGGGAGATGGGGCTTTACGTGAAGAGGCTGCGGGGGAGCATACGGAAGAGTATCGGGATTTTAGCCAACGTCTCGACCATCCGCCGCCTTCACCAGGAGGAGGTCGATGTAAAGCCGGTGCATCTTGACTCCGTCATCAGGGAGGAGGTGAGCCAGTTTCCCGATCTCCGGTTCGTCTATGAGGGTTCTTCGATCTATGTCGAGGCGGATGATCTCCTGCCTGAAGTCTTCACCAATCTGATCGGCAATAGCGTCAAGTTCGGAGGGCCGGAGGTCGAAGTCCGTATCCTGGTGGATGAGGAGGACGAGAATGTCATCGTCACGATAGAGGATACCGGCCCCGGGATACCGGACGATCTGAAACGATCCATCTTTCACCGGTTCGAGCGGGGGAACAACCCGGCAAGTGGTGAGGGTCTCGGTCTCTACATCTCCCGGATGCTCATCGAGCGCTACGGCGGGCGAATCCTCGTCCGGGATCGGGTGGAGGGGCAGCCCGAAGCGGGGGCGACATTCAGTTTCTCTCTGCGAAAAGCGGACCTGTCCGACGAAGAGAATCCGATTGTCGGACGATAA
- a CDS encoding hybrid sensor histidine kinase/response regulator — MDDMVKVLLIEDDPADARRIREKLCERGSRFEVVESGRLAAGLAALSHDAFDLVLLDLMLPDSGGVETFLSLRNAAPDTPVIVLSGHDDLDLAARTVQNGALDYLVKETIDAEFLTRLLRHAQERKRLEDTVRHLEAQHRRLLDSLHEGVISIDLQGGITEINARLVAILGYAPGDLIGSPAGALGDCFRCLNDGESGTFEAPLICRDGSSIVARITASPITDASGKHLGFCAAVLEVPGRSGAGEMLPGNEEQYRLLVDGLNEGIWVINEAATTTFVNPRMVEILGYPEAAIIGRPVFDFVDEASRQVIAASLHRRRAGLREQYECTLIRSDGVRRTALMTAAPLIDGDGLFRGSLAGVVDITERKNAEQQMRGMEKAIASSVSPIAFADLDGNLTYANPAFLELWGYASPDEVVGRALSSFWEDASEAEEVSEAVWGEGQWTGELVGKRRDGSTFDAQISSNTVTDDFGEPIIIMVSLIDISERKRAEREILTRNKQLMVLNRIIGSSASSLSLSELLETGMRRTLELMEFDIGIVYMLDAERKRGLLQYQENIPASVLSRHRIVKVHHWPFNFIFIAGQARYIESSENLSSIESAILEDLGAVSLACIPLIAESVVVGALYLGSKTEPALSAEEKALLEAIGKEIGSGILKGMLHKRLEAANREANLYLDIMTHDIRNAENVSTLYADLLIDMLDGEGALYAKKLQGSIRKSIGILRSVSTIRRIHQTPAELRAVDLDRVIREERRIFPGVAIAYEGSHREVWADDLIGEVFGNLIGNSIKFGGSDVEIVVRVDDYDGESLLVSIEDTGPGVPDAMKETIFHRFERGRSHGSGEGLGLYIAKSLIERYGGKVWVDDRVDGRPDLGAAFRFTLQEVVPTGDDEVEDDEYPPGDEE; from the coding sequence ATGGACGATATGGTGAAGGTACTGCTGATCGAAGATGATCCCGCGGACGCCCGGCGTATTCGGGAGAAACTCTGCGAACGGGGCAGCCGGTTCGAGGTCGTGGAGTCCGGCAGGCTTGCGGCCGGACTTGCTGCTCTCTCCCATGATGCATTTGATCTTGTCCTGCTCGACCTGATGCTCCCGGATAGCGGAGGGGTCGAGACATTTCTTTCGCTCAGGAATGCGGCTCCGGATACCCCGGTGATCGTTCTTTCAGGCCATGACGATCTGGATCTGGCCGCCCGCACCGTACAGAACGGAGCCCTTGATTACCTTGTGAAAGAGACGATCGATGCGGAGTTCCTGACCCGCCTTCTCCGGCATGCACAGGAGCGGAAGCGACTTGAAGATACGGTGCGGCATCTTGAGGCGCAGCACCGCCGCCTCCTCGATTCCCTGCACGAAGGGGTCATCTCGATAGATCTTCAGGGCGGGATCACGGAGATCAACGCCCGCCTGGTGGCTATCCTCGGGTATGCTCCGGGAGACCTCATCGGCAGCCCGGCCGGGGCGCTCGGCGACTGCTTCCGGTGCCTGAACGACGGGGAATCCGGAACGTTCGAGGCGCCGCTGATCTGCCGTGACGGCTCCTCTATCGTTGCGCGTATCACCGCATCTCCGATCACCGATGCGTCCGGGAAACATCTCGGGTTCTGCGCCGCGGTTCTTGAGGTTCCCGGACGAAGCGGTGCCGGAGAGATGCTTCCGGGGAACGAGGAGCAGTATCGTCTTTTAGTGGACGGCCTGAACGAGGGTATCTGGGTCATCAACGAGGCGGCGACGACGACGTTCGTCAATCCGCGGATGGTCGAGATACTCGGCTATCCGGAGGCTGCGATTATCGGGAGGCCAGTGTTTGATTTTGTCGACGAGGCCAGCCGTCAGGTGATAGCCGCATCTCTGCACCGTCGCAGGGCAGGCCTTCGGGAGCAGTACGAATGCACCCTTATCAGGAGCGACGGAGTCCGGCGAACCGCGCTCATGACGGCCGCACCCCTTATCGACGGCGACGGCCTCTTCCGGGGCTCTCTTGCCGGGGTCGTCGACATCACCGAACGCAAGAACGCCGAACAGCAGATGCGGGGTATGGAGAAGGCCATCGCCTCCTCAGTCAGTCCCATCGCGTTTGCCGACCTTGACGGGAACCTGACCTATGCGAATCCGGCCTTCCTCGAACTCTGGGGGTACGCGTCACCGGACGAGGTGGTCGGAAGGGCGCTCTCTTCTTTCTGGGAGGATGCATCCGAGGCGGAAGAGGTCTCGGAGGCCGTCTGGGGCGAGGGGCAGTGGACGGGCGAGCTCGTCGGGAAGCGGCGGGACGGCTCGACGTTCGATGCCCAGATTTCGTCGAACACCGTAACCGACGATTTCGGAGAGCCTATCATCATCATGGTCTCGCTGATCGATATCTCCGAGCGGAAACGTGCCGAGCGCGAGATCCTCACGCGCAACAAACAACTCATGGTCCTGAACCGGATCATCGGCTCGTCCGCCTCGTCGCTCTCGCTCTCCGAGCTCCTCGAGACCGGGATGCGGCGTACGCTCGAACTGATGGAGTTTGACATCGGCATCGTCTACATGCTCGATGCCGAACGAAAGCGGGGACTTCTCCAGTACCAGGAGAATATCCCCGCCTCCGTCCTCTCCCGGCATCGGATCGTCAAGGTGCATCACTGGCCGTTCAACTTCATCTTCATCGCAGGGCAGGCACGGTATATCGAGAGCAGCGAGAATCTCAGTTCCATCGAGTCGGCTATCCTCGAGGATCTTGGTGCCGTATCGCTTGCCTGCATACCGCTCATCGCCGAGTCCGTCGTCGTCGGAGCGCTCTATCTCGGGAGTAAGACCGAACCTGCATTATCGGCGGAAGAGAAGGCGCTGCTTGAGGCGATTGGAAAGGAGATCGGTTCCGGCATCCTGAAGGGGATGCTCCATAAGCGTCTCGAGGCGGCGAACCGCGAGGCGAACCTCTACCTCGATATCATGACCCATGATATCAGGAACGCCGAGAACGTCTCCACATTATACGCCGATCTTCTCATCGATATGCTCGACGGTGAGGGTGCGCTGTACGCGAAGAAGCTTCAGGGGAGCATCAGAAAGAGTATCGGGATCCTGCGGAGTGTCTCCACCATCCGGAGGATTCACCAGACCCCTGCCGAACTCAGGGCCGTCGATCTTGACCGGGTGATCCGTGAAGAGCGCCGGATCTTCCCCGGTGTTGCGATCGCCTACGAAGGTTCGCATCGTGAGGTCTGGGCGGACGATCTCATCGGCGAGGTCTTCGGAAACCTCATCGGCAACAGTATCAAGTTCGGCGGGTCGGACGTCGAGATAGTCGTCCGTGTCGACGATTACGACGGGGAGAGTCTGCTCGTCTCGATTGAGGATACCGGTCCCGGCGTACCGGACGCGATGAAAGAAACGATATTCCACCGGTTCGAGCGGGGGAGAAGTCACGGCAGCGGTGAAGGGCTCGGTCTCTACATTGCAAAGTCCCTCATCGAGCGCTACGGCGGGAAGGTCTGGGTCGACGACAGGGTTGACGGAAGGCCCGACCTCGGTGCAGCGTTCCGGTTCACCCTGCAGGAGGTCGTCCCGACGGGTGACGATGAGGTGGAGGACGACGAATACCCGCCCGGGGACGAGGAGTAA
- a CDS encoding TspO/MBR family protein, with the protein MSIPFVKIVKFIVAIAVCQAAGLIGTIFTTPAIPTWYAALEKPALTPPSFLFGPVWTVLFILMGIALYLVWLRGWERKDVKLAISIFGIQLVLNVLWSYFFFGLQMPFFALIEIIVLWIAIALSIWSFSRVSVPAALLLLPYILWVSFAAYLNYGIYVLNP; encoded by the coding sequence GTGAGCATTCCCTTTGTTAAGATTGTCAAATTCATTGTCGCAATAGCCGTATGCCAGGCTGCCGGCCTTATTGGGACGATATTCACCACTCCGGCGATTCCGACCTGGTATGCCGCACTGGAAAAACCCGCCCTCACGCCGCCGTCGTTCCTCTTCGGTCCGGTCTGGACGGTTCTCTTCATCCTGATGGGTATCGCGCTTTATCTGGTCTGGCTGCGGGGATGGGAGAGAAAAGACGTGAAACTCGCCATCTCGATCTTCGGTATCCAGCTTGTTCTCAATGTCCTCTGGTCGTATTTCTTCTTCGGACTTCAGATGCCGTTTTTTGCCCTGATTGAGATCATCGTCCTCTGGATTGCTATCGCACTCTCGATATGGAGTTTCTCCAGGGTATCAGTGCCTGCAGCGCTTCTGCTCCTCCCCTACATACTCTGGGTGAGCTTTGCCGCCTATCTCAACTACGGCATCTACGTTCTGAACCCGTAG